The Streptomyces sp. NBC_01463 DNA window TCCACCCGCTCCGCGAGCCCCAGCCAGATCCGCCCCCCGCTGTTCCGCACCGCCCGGGCCAGGGACACGTCGTCGATCACGGCCTGCCGGATCGACTCCGGTACCCGGGCCCGCACGGCCGCCTCGGTCCGCAGCAGTACGCAGCCGCCCGCCGCGGCCGCCGTCCGCGCCCCCGCCCGGTTCACCCACCGGAACGGATAGAGCTGCGAGAAGAAGTAGACGAAGGCCGGCACGACCAGGCGTTCCCAGACGCTCTCCACCCGCAGCCGCGCCATCTGCGAGACCAGGTCGAAGCCGCCCGACCCGGCGGCGGCCACCAGCTCCCGCAGACTGTCCGGCTCGTGCGCGATGTCGGCGTCCGTCAGCAGCAGGTACTCCGGATCCCGGGACCGGGCCAGCGCGATGCCGTGCCGCACGGCCCAGAGCTTGCCCGTCCAGCCGGGCTCGGGCTCCCCGGGCGAGACCACTGTGACCGGCAGCCCGCCGTACCGTACGGACAGCTCACGGGCGAGATCACCGGTGCCGTCCTTGCTGCAGTCGTCGACCAGGAAGATCTCGGCGGCCCCCGGATAGTCCTGCGCGAGCAGCGACGGCAGGCTCACCGGCAGCATGTCCGCCTCGTCACGCGCGGGCACGACCACCGCGACCGAGGGCCAGTGCGCCGGTTCCGCCCGGCGTGGCAGCCGCTGGTCGGTCCGCCAGAAGAACCCCTGCCCCAGCAGCAGCCACACCCACACGACCAGCGAACCCACGGCGATCCAGGCAACGGCGCTCATTCGCCGAAGTCTGCCCCACTGAGCCGGGACCGCAAGGGTGGTCGACTATGGTGACCGGGTGAAGATCGCGCTCATGGACTCCGGAATCGGCCTGCTCGCCGCCGCCGCCGCAGTACGCCGGCTGAGGCCGGACGCCGATCTGGTGCTCTCCTCGGACCCCGGCAGCATGCCCTGGGGGCCCCGGACGCCCGAGGACGTCACGGCGCGCGCCCTCGCGGTCGCCCGGGCGGCCGCCGCCCACCGGCCCGACGCGCTGATCGTCGCCTGCAACACGGCATCGGTCCACGCGCTGGCGGCATTGCGGGCCGAGCTGGAGCCGGCGCTGCCCGTCATCGGCACCGTCCCCGCGATCAAGCCCGCCGCCGCGGCGGGCGGCCCGGTCGCGATCTGGGCCACCCCGGCCACCACGGGCAGCCCGTACCAGCGCGGGCTCATCCGTGACTTCTCCGGGACCGCGGCCGTCACCGAGGTGCCGTGCCCCGGACTGGCCGACGCCGTGCAGTACGCGGACGAGGCCGGGATCGAGAAGGCCCTGGCCGCAGCCGCGGCGCTCACCCCGCCCGACGTCCGCGCCGTCGTCCTGGGCTGCACCCACTACGAGCTCGTCGCCGAGCGCATCCGCGACGCCGTGCGGCAGCCCGGCCGGCCGGGCGTGGACCTGTACGGCTCGGCCGACGCCGTGGCCGCCCAGGCCCTGCGCCGGATCGGGGCCGAACCCGCCCCGTCGGCCGAACCCGCCGCAGGCATCGCCGTGCTCCTCGGCGGACACGCCGGCGAGCTGCCGGATGTCGCCCTGGCCTACCCGGAAGGGCGCCTGCTCGCCGTCGTCGGCTCCGCCCGCTGACCCTCCGGCGGCCCGACAGGAGCCTTCGGGCCCGTCCCCGCGCGCGGATTCTTCAGTACGCTGCTTGGCATGAGGGACCACTCCCGAGAACCGACCCGCACCGGTGCCGACACCCACGCCGCCACCGCGGTCTGGACCGGCCGGGCCAGCAACCGGACCCAGTGGGTGCTCGCGGCCGCAGGCGCCGCCTGCCTGGCGCTCGGCATCCAGCTCGCCGTCAGCTCCACCTGGACCTCCGGCATCGCCCCGCTGCTCATGTCGGTGATCGGCTGTGTGGCGGCCGGACTGCTCATGCTGTTCGGGACCCTCGCCTTCGTGAACGTGGCGGTCCGCGTCGACGGCGACGCCCTCGAAGTGCGCTGCGGCCACATGGGGCTGCCGCGCCGCAGGATCCTGCTCACCCATGTGGTGGGCGCGGATTTCGCCCCGCGGGTCACCCCGCGCCAGTGGGGCGGCTGGGGCTACCGCTGGCGTCCCGAGCAGGGCACGGCCGTGGTCGTGCGCCGGGGCGAGGGCCTGGTGCTCAGGCTGGGCGACGGACGGACCTTCACGGTCACGGTGGACGACGCGGAGGCGGGTGTCCGGTTCATCCGCGACCGCCTGCACCTGCCGTCCACGGGAGCACCGGCGGGCGCCTGACCGCCGCAGGTACCTCTGCGTGCGGTGCGGCTCCGCGTCTCACCGGCCCGCGCGGTCGCGAGGCAGCCGCCGCGCACCGATCCCGTCCCCGGGAGTGTCCGGAGAGCCCTCCGCCCCGATCGGCCGCCGCGCCGAAGCCAGTCCTGCGAGCAGCCCCGCCCCCGCCGTCACCGGCGTGAAGCTCAGCGCGTTGCCGACGCTCGCCAGGGCCGCCAGAGCCGTGAGCGCGGCGCCGGCGGTCAGGGCGACCGCGGTGCTGCGGGGCGAGCGCCACAGGACGTACAGGAGCCAGCCGAACGCGGCCGCCAGCAGCACCACCCCCACCACACCCTGCTCGGCCGCCTGCTGCAGCGCGGCCGAGTGCGGCTTGCCGTCGGAGCCGAGGGTCTGCTGCGCGGTGGGGCTCAGCTCGGCGAAGCGGTCGGGGCCGATGCCGAGCAACGGGTGTTCACCGGCCAGCCGAGCCGCGTCCTGCCACAGCCGCACCCGGTAGCCGGTGAGCCGGCCCTCCAGGGAGGCGGTGAGCCCGTCGGGCAGTACGTCCTCGGCCACCGCCCACGAGAGTCCGGCCATCAGGGCCGCGGCCAGGGCCAGCCCGGCGAGACCGAGCAGCCGCCGGCGCGTCCTGACCGCGGCCAGGGAGCACAGCAGCACGCCGAGCGCCGCCGCGAACCCGGCGACCGAGCCGAGCCAGAGCGAGGCGCAGGCCGTGCCGAGGGCCAGCAGCCGCAGGGTGAGCCGCAGTGACTCCCCGCGGGCCGCGGCCGCCGCGCAGCAGGCGGCCCCGGCCGCCAGGACCAGCAGCGCCGCGGCCGCACCGGTGTGTCCGGGGGCGGTGTCCATGGTGGCCGTCGCGCCGGGCATGCCGTGGCGCCAGACGAACGCCATGACGAGCGAGGCCAGGGCGGCCACGGCCGCGGTGGCGACCGGCAGGAGCGTTCCGCAGATGCGTCCGCAGGCGAATCCCGCGGCGACGGCGAGCAGGGCGAGCAGCACGCCCTCGGGCCGGGTCTCGCGGCCGGCCGCGCTGATCAGCGACCAGATCGCACACGCGGCGAGAATCAGGGCCCCGGCGGCGTCGGACGCGTTCGCGTCCTCGGGCCCGCGCTCTGCTCGTGCAGTCATCACGTCCGTCCCCCGGCCTGTGACCGTCCCGATCGCGAAGGCCGGATCCGGCCGGTCGGCGGGGGACTGGCGCACAGGTTAACGGTCACAGCGGTCATATGGGCGCGAGATGCGAAGAAACGATCCGGCGGCAGGGATTCCGTCAGCACGACGGGGCTGCCGGAGAACTGGCCCGTCACCGTAGACTCCGCCGGGTGAGCACCACCATCGCCCAGGTCGGCGACCCGCAGAAGCCCGTCCCCGCCCCCCGAGCAGGGCGCCTGCTGCCGCGTCTCGCGCGGCCCGCCGCCGCCGTGCTCTCCGGGGTGCTGCTGTACGCGAGCTTCCCGCCCCGGCCGCTGTGGTGGCTGGTTCTGCCCGGTTTCGCGCTGCTCGGCTGGGTGCTGTTCGAGCGCAGGTTCCGCGCCGCGTTCGGCCTCGGCCTGCTCGCCGGGCTCGGCTTCATGCTGCCGCTGCTGCACTGGACCGGCGAGGAGGTCGGACCGGTGCCGTGGCTGGCGCTGGCCGCCGCCGAGGCGCTGTTCATCGCCGTGGGCTGCATCGGCATCTCCGCGGTCTCCCGGCTCGCCTGCGGGCCGCTCTGGGCAGCCGCGGTCTGGACGCTCGACGAGGCGCTCCGCGCCCGGGTGCCGTTCGGCGGCTTCCCCTGGGGCAAGATCGCCTTCGGGCAGGCGGACAGCGTGTTCCTGCCGCTCGCGGCACTGGGCGGTACGCCCCTGCTCTCGTTCGCCGTGGTGCTGTGCGGCTTCGGCCTCTTCGAGGCGGTCCGCCGCTTCCGCATCCACCGCGCCACCGGTGAACTGCCCCGGGGCGCCGTCGTCGCGGTTGCCGCGACCGTCCTCGTACCCGTGGCCGCGGCCCTCGCGTCGCTGCCGCTGGTGGACGACTCGGCCGAGGACGGCACCGCCACCGTCGCCGCGGTGCAGGGCAACGTGCCGCGGCTCGGACTCGACTTCAACTCGCAGCGCCGCGCCGTCCTGGACAACCATGCCAACCGCACCGAGCAGCTCGCCCGGGACGTGAAGGCGGGCAAGGTCCCCCAGCCCGACTTCGTCCTGTGGCCCGAGAACTCCTCCGACCTCGACCCCTACCGCAACGCCGACGCGCGGATCGTCATCGACGACGCGGTGAAGGCGATCGGGGTGCCGACCGTCGTCGGCGCGGTCGTCGAACCCGACACCGGGAACCTCCGCAACACCCTCATTCAGTGGGACCCGGACAAGGGCCCCGTGGCCACGTACGACAAGCGGCACATCCAGCCGTTCGGCGAGTACATGCCGATGCGGTCCTTCGTCCGCATCTTCAGCTCGGACGTGGACCGGGTGCAGCGCGACTTCGGCCCCGGCAAGAAGGTCGGCGTCTTCGACCTGGCGGGCACCGACGTCGGGCTCGTCACCTGCTACGAGGCCGCGTTCGACGACGCCGTGCGCGACACCGTCGAGCACGGCGCCCAGATGATCGCAGTCCCCAGCAACAACGCCACCTTCGGCCGCAGCGAGATGACCTACCAGCAGCTCGCCATGTCCCGGGTGCGCGCGGTCGAGCACAGCCGGTCCGTGGTCGTCCCCGTCACCAGCGGGGTCAGCGCGGTCATCCGCCCGGACGGCACCATCGTCCAGAAGACGAAGATGTTCACGCCGGACGCCCTGGTGGACGAGGTGCCCCTGCGCTCCTCGCTGACCCCCGCGACCCGGATGGGCCCGCTCCCCGAGGGGCTGCTGTCGCTGCTCGCGGTGATCGGCCTCGGCTGGGTGGCCACGCGGGCGGTACGCGCCCGACGCGCCCGCTGACTCGGCCCGGGCGCCACGTAGGGTCGTCCCATGGCCACTCCTGACTTCATCCGCGAGATCCGCGCCACCGCGGGTCACCAGTTGCTCCTGCTGCCGGGCGTCACCGCCATCGTCTTCGACGACGAGGGAAGAGTGCTGCTCGGACGGCGTTCCGACACCGGCGAGTGGTCGGTCATCGGCGGCATCTCCGAGCCGGGCGAGCAGCCCGCGGCGACGGCGGAGCGCGAGGTGTACGAGGAGACGGCCGTGCACTGCGTGGCGGAGCGGGTGGTCCTCACCCAGGCCCTGCCGGCCATGCAGTACGAGAACGGCGACCGCTGCCAGTACCTGGACGTCACCTTCCGCTGCCGTGCCACCGGCGGCACGGCCCGGGTGAACGACGACGAGTCGCTTGAGGTGGGCTGGTTCCACGTGGACGCGCTGCCGCCGCTGGAGGAGTTCGCGCTCTTCCGGATCAAGCAGTCGATGTCCGACGCCCCCACCTGGTTCGAGGCCACCGCACCGCAGGCATGACGGGAAGGGGTTGGGTGGTCCGTGCACGCACGCACCACCCGGCCCCCGGCCCGTTCCGGATCAGACGCTGCGCACGGCGTCCGGGGCGGGCTCCGCGGGCGCGTCCTTCCCGGCACCAGGCTCGACGTCCGCCAGATCGCGGTGCCGGGTCTCCTTGGCGCACAGGACCGCCAGCACGGTGATGATCGCCGCCGCGATCACGTACAGCGCGATCGGCGTCGAGCTGTCGTAGTCCGCGAGCAGCGCGGTGGCGATGAGCGGGGCCGGGGCGCCGGCCGCGACGGACGAGAACTGGGCACCCATCGAGGCACCCGAGTACCGCATCCGGGTCGCGAACAGCTCCGAGAAGAACGCCGCCTGCGGCGCGTACATCGCCCCGTGGAAGAACAGCCCGACCGTGACGGCGAGCAGCAGGTTCCCGAAGCCGCGGGTGTCGATCAGCGCGAAGAACGGGAACACCCAGAGCCCCACCCCGACGGCGCCGACCAGATAGACGGGCCTGCGCCCGACCCGGTCGGACAGCGCGCCCCACAGCGGGATCACGGCGAAGTGGACCGCCGACGCGATGAGCACGGCGTTGAGCGCCGTCTGCTTGCTCAGATCGGCTGCGGTCATCGCGTAGACGAGGACGAACGCCGTGATGACGTAGTAGCTGATGTTCTCCGCCATCCGGGCGCCCATGGCGATCAGCACATCGCGCCAGTGGTGCCGGAGCACGGACACGACCGGCATCTTCTCCGCAGCCCCGGAGGCGGTCCTGCGCTCCTCGGCACGGGCCAGCGCGGCCTTGAACAAAGGCGATTCATCGACAGACAGACGAATCCACAGACCGACCATGACCAGAACGCCCGAGAGCAGGAAGGGGATACGCCAGCCCCAGGCCTCGAAGGCCGAGTCCGACATGAGCGCGGTGAGCGCGGACAGCACCCCGGTGGCGAGCAGCTGCCCGGCCGGTGCGCCGGTCTGCGGCCACGAGGCCCAGAACCCGCGCCGCTTCGCGTCCCCGTGCTCCGACACGAGCAGCACGGCCCCGCCCCACTCACCGCCGAGGGCGAAGCCCTGCACCAGCCGCAACACGGTGAGCAGCACGGGAGCGGCGACCCCCACGGTCGCGTGCGTCGGCAGCAGCCCGATCGCGAACGTGGCCCCGCCCATCATCAGCAGGCTGAGCACCAGCAGCTTCTTGCGCCCGAGCCGGTCGCCGTAGTGCCCGAAGACCAGCGCGCCGATCGGCCGCGCGGCGAAGCCGACGGCGTACGTGAGGAAGGACAGGAGAGTGCCGACGAGCGGTTCGGACTCGGGGAAGAACAGCTTGTTGAAGACCAGGGCGGCCGCTGATCCGTACAGGAAGAAGTCGTACCACTCGATGGTCGTGCCGATGAGGCTGGCGGCGACGATGCGCTTGAGGCTGGCGGGGGGTGGGGGAGCGGATGCTGGGGCGGCCATGGATACCACTTCCGGACGGTGGGCGGGGACGGTTCGTGTCGCCACACCGTAGGAAGGGCCAGGTCAGGGGCGTATGTGGCGGGACACCATAGTTCGGGTTGCCGGTGTGCGGGCCGGCGCTACGGGGCGGGGGCGCGAGCCCGTTTCCGCTTCAGGGGTGGGCGGTAGAGGGTTGTCCGAGTTGCACTGTTCGGTATGTTTCGCAGGGCGGTGCTGACTCCCGTGCTGCGTGGGGCGCGCATCTCAGTCTCGAAGGGGTCTGTGAGGACGGCGGCGCCGACGCTGCCGCAGGTATGGACCGTGGGTTCAAGATTTCTGAGAGTTCTTCCGCGAGAACCCAGGGCTGTTACCGCTGGCTGTGAGGGGGTCGCGCCTTGAGTGCGGCTTCGCGGTCTCCCGGGGCGAGGAGCCGGCGGGTGAGGGTTGCGTACTTCAGGGCGGTTGCCTCGGAGAGGCGGAAGATCGCGATCAGGTGCAGGGGGTCGGCTCCGCTTGCGAGTGCCTCGCCCAGGACGCGGTCGGCGCGAACCCCGTCCAGACTGACACCGTGCAGCGTGAGCTGCCGTTTGAGGAAGTAGGCGCTGACCGGGTTGGTGCCGTTGGCGGTCTGTCGGGACACCAAGACGTGCCGGTTGAGGGTGCGGGGCCAGCGGGTTTGCCGCTCGGCCAGCCAGCATGGTGTATGTCGTGCGCCCGGAGGATGCCAGTGGGGCGCGCAGAGTGGGTCTCAGCAGTCGGTGACGGCATACGTGGTCCGGCTGATGTCCACGATTGCAGAGCCTGCCGTGTCGGTGGGCGCGCCGGCGTGCTGTGCTCGCCAAGAACTCAAAGGCCACCGCGATCTCGCTGGAGGAACACCGGCCCGGCAACCGTCAGATAGACGGCGGAGGATGCGCTGGAGCAAGTCCCTTGTCAGTGCCGTGCGCTTCACTGTCCGCCATGAAGCTCACGCAGATGACCATCAACGATCTGTTGGCTCAGCTTGGCCCGGCGGACGGCCACATGTACCTTCCAGATGACCTGGATCCGCAAGTTCTGACCGACCTGCTCGCCGACAGATACGGAACCCCACGCACCCTCGTCCTCGACGGTTTCACCGATCCGTCGGTCGAAGAGCTCAGCGGAGCCGGTCTCCTCGCCCCTTTCGGCGACCGTGCTGTAACGATGCGGGCCTGGGCCTATGGGGATCAGTGGGTCGGCATGGGCGCGACCCGAGATGACGAAGACGCCGAGCGGCCGGTGCTGGTGGTCGCTCACAGGCGGGTGATGGAACCTCTGGCATTCGCTCCTCACGAGAACGCTGACTGGGTGGAGCGACTCGTACAGATCACCGGCTGGACGCAGCCTGTCCAACAGCCGGACGCGCGTTGGGTGGATGTGGAGTCACGCCTGGGCACCACGCTTCCGACCGACTACAAGCGCATGGTCAATACGTTCGGCGACGGTGCCTTCGATGCATGGCTGAGCCTGCATCAGGAGCCGTGGACGAGTCTCAGAG harbors:
- a CDS encoding glycosyltransferase; this encodes MSAVAWIAVGSLVVWVWLLLGQGFFWRTDQRLPRRAEPAHWPSVAVVVPARDEADMLPVSLPSLLAQDYPGAAEIFLVDDCSKDGTGDLARELSVRYGGLPVTVVSPGEPEPGWTGKLWAVRHGIALARSRDPEYLLLTDADIAHEPDSLRELVAAAGSGGFDLVSQMARLRVESVWERLVVPAFVYFFSQLYPFRWVNRAGARTAAAAGGCVLLRTEAAVRARVPESIRQAVIDDVSLARAVRNSGGRIWLGLAERVDSVRPYPRLADLWRMVSRSAYAQLRHSPLVLAGTVLGLAIVYLAPPVTLVAGLLGGDPAAAWAGGAAWAVMAGTYMPMLGYYRQSLWLAPLLPFTALLYLLMTVDSAVQHYRGRGAAWKGRTYARPEAAPDQ
- a CDS encoding aspartate/glutamate racemase family protein; this translates as MKIALMDSGIGLLAAAAAVRRLRPDADLVLSSDPGSMPWGPRTPEDVTARALAVARAAAAHRPDALIVACNTASVHALAALRAELEPALPVIGTVPAIKPAAAAGGPVAIWATPATTGSPYQRGLIRDFSGTAAVTEVPCPGLADAVQYADEAGIEKALAAAAALTPPDVRAVVLGCTHYELVAERIRDAVRQPGRPGVDLYGSADAVAAQALRRIGAEPAPSAEPAAGIAVLLGGHAGELPDVALAYPEGRLLAVVGSAR
- a CDS encoding O-antigen ligase family protein, translating into MTARAERGPEDANASDAAGALILAACAIWSLISAAGRETRPEGVLLALLAVAAGFACGRICGTLLPVATAAVAALASLVMAFVWRHGMPGATATMDTAPGHTGAAAALLVLAAGAACCAAAAARGESLRLTLRLLALGTACASLWLGSVAGFAAALGVLLCSLAAVRTRRRLLGLAGLALAAALMAGLSWAVAEDVLPDGLTASLEGRLTGYRVRLWQDAARLAGEHPLLGIGPDRFAELSPTAQQTLGSDGKPHSAALQQAAEQGVVGVVLLAAAFGWLLYVLWRSPRSTAVALTAGAALTALAALASVGNALSFTPVTAGAGLLAGLASARRPIGAEGSPDTPGDGIGARRLPRDRAGR
- the lnt gene encoding apolipoprotein N-acyltransferase, with the translated sequence MSTTIAQVGDPQKPVPAPRAGRLLPRLARPAAAVLSGVLLYASFPPRPLWWLVLPGFALLGWVLFERRFRAAFGLGLLAGLGFMLPLLHWTGEEVGPVPWLALAAAEALFIAVGCIGISAVSRLACGPLWAAAVWTLDEALRARVPFGGFPWGKIAFGQADSVFLPLAALGGTPLLSFAVVLCGFGLFEAVRRFRIHRATGELPRGAVVAVAATVLVPVAAALASLPLVDDSAEDGTATVAAVQGNVPRLGLDFNSQRRAVLDNHANRTEQLARDVKAGKVPQPDFVLWPENSSDLDPYRNADARIVIDDAVKAIGVPTVVGAVVEPDTGNLRNTLIQWDPDKGPVATYDKRHIQPFGEYMPMRSFVRIFSSDVDRVQRDFGPGKKVGVFDLAGTDVGLVTCYEAAFDDAVRDTVEHGAQMIAVPSNNATFGRSEMTYQQLAMSRVRAVEHSRSVVVPVTSGVSAVIRPDGTIVQKTKMFTPDALVDEVPLRSSLTPATRMGPLPEGLLSLLAVIGLGWVATRAVRARRAR
- a CDS encoding NUDIX domain-containing protein; translated protein: MATPDFIREIRATAGHQLLLLPGVTAIVFDDEGRVLLGRRSDTGEWSVIGGISEPGEQPAATAEREVYEETAVHCVAERVVLTQALPAMQYENGDRCQYLDVTFRCRATGGTARVNDDESLEVGWFHVDALPPLEEFALFRIKQSMSDAPTWFEATAPQA
- a CDS encoding MHS family MFS transporter translates to MAAPASAPPPPASLKRIVAASLIGTTIEWYDFFLYGSAAALVFNKLFFPESEPLVGTLLSFLTYAVGFAARPIGALVFGHYGDRLGRKKLLVLSLLMMGGATFAIGLLPTHATVGVAAPVLLTVLRLVQGFALGGEWGGAVLLVSEHGDAKRRGFWASWPQTGAPAGQLLATGVLSALTALMSDSAFEAWGWRIPFLLSGVLVMVGLWIRLSVDESPLFKAALARAEERRTASGAAEKMPVVSVLRHHWRDVLIAMGARMAENISYYVITAFVLVYAMTAADLSKQTALNAVLIASAVHFAVIPLWGALSDRVGRRPVYLVGAVGVGLWVFPFFALIDTRGFGNLLLAVTVGLFFHGAMYAPQAAFFSELFATRMRYSGASMGAQFSSVAAGAPAPLIATALLADYDSSTPIALYVIAAAIITVLAVLCAKETRHRDLADVEPGAGKDAPAEPAPDAVRSV